From Pseudomonas vanderleydeniana, the proteins below share one genomic window:
- a CDS encoding TSUP family transporter, with the protein MPFDLSVDLTTLAILAVVAFIAGFIDAIAGGGGLLTTPALLTAGLPPHLVLGTNKLSSTFGSATASFTFYRRKLFHPRQWKLAIVGTLVGALIGAVTAHFMPAEWLNKMLPVIVFACGLYLLFGGTPKAPLDSDAPIRRKWQFPQGFSLGFYDGVAGPGTGAFWTVSSLLLYPIDLVKASGVARSMNFVSNIAALSVFIFSGQVDWIIGLCMGLSVMLGAFFGARTAISGGAKFIRPVFITVVLGLTVRLAWQHWFSVA; encoded by the coding sequence ATGCCTTTCGATCTCAGCGTAGACCTGACCACCCTCGCCATTCTTGCCGTCGTCGCCTTCATCGCCGGATTCATCGATGCCATCGCCGGCGGTGGTGGCCTGCTCACCACCCCGGCGCTGCTGACCGCCGGCCTGCCCCCCCACCTGGTACTGGGCACCAACAAACTCAGCTCGACCTTCGGCTCGGCCACCGCCAGCTTCACCTTCTACCGGCGCAAGCTGTTCCATCCGCGCCAGTGGAAGCTGGCGATCGTCGGTACCCTGGTCGGTGCGCTGATCGGCGCGGTCACCGCGCACTTCATGCCCGCCGAATGGCTGAACAAGATGCTCCCGGTGATCGTCTTCGCCTGTGGCCTGTACCTGCTGTTCGGCGGCACGCCCAAGGCGCCGCTGGACAGCGATGCACCGATCCGCAGGAAGTGGCAGTTCCCCCAGGGTTTCAGCCTCGGCTTCTATGACGGCGTGGCCGGACCGGGTACCGGCGCATTCTGGACCGTCAGCAGCCTGCTGCTCTACCCCATCGACCTGGTCAAGGCCAGCGGCGTGGCGCGCAGCATGAACTTCGTCAGCAACATCGCCGCGCTGTCGGTGTTCATCTTCTCCGGTCAGGTCGACTGGATCATCGGCCTGTGCATGGGCCTTTCGGTGATGCTCGGGGCCTTCTTCGGCGCCCGCACCGCCATCAGCGGCGGGGCGAAGTTCATCCGCCCGGTGTTCATCACCGTGGTCCTCGGGCTGACCGTGCGCCTAGCCTGGCAGCACTGGTTCAGCGTGGCCTAG
- a CDS encoding crotonase/enoyl-CoA hydratase family protein, with the protein MSEYQAFRVELADNIAHVQINRPEKINAMNAAFWSEITEIFQWADDTDEVRVVVLSGAGKHFSSGIDLMLLASVGNELGKDVGRNARLLRRKILQLQASFNAVDNCRKPVLAAIQGYCLGGAIDLIAACDMRYCAEDAHFSIKEVDIGMAADVGTLQRLPRIIGDGMLRELAYTGRAFGADEAQRIGLVNRVYPDQAALLDGVMGLAREIAGKSPIAVTGTKEMLSYMRDHRIDDGLEYVATWNAAMLQSNDLRVAIAAHMSKQKPEFLD; encoded by the coding sequence ATGTCCGAATACCAAGCCTTCCGCGTCGAACTGGCCGACAACATCGCCCACGTGCAGATCAACCGCCCGGAAAAGATCAATGCCATGAACGCCGCGTTCTGGAGCGAGATCACCGAGATCTTCCAATGGGCCGATGATACCGATGAAGTCCGCGTGGTGGTCCTGAGCGGTGCGGGCAAGCACTTTTCCTCGGGTATCGACCTGATGCTGCTGGCCTCGGTCGGCAATGAGCTGGGCAAGGACGTGGGGCGCAATGCCCGCCTGCTGCGCCGCAAGATCCTGCAACTGCAAGCCTCCTTCAATGCCGTCGACAACTGCCGCAAGCCGGTCCTGGCGGCGATCCAGGGATATTGCCTGGGCGGCGCCATCGACCTGATCGCTGCCTGCGACATGCGCTATTGCGCCGAGGACGCGCATTTCTCGATCAAGGAAGTGGATATCGGCATGGCTGCCGATGTCGGCACTTTGCAACGTTTGCCGCGTATCATCGGTGACGGCATGCTGCGTGAACTGGCCTACACCGGTCGTGCGTTCGGAGCGGACGAGGCGCAGCGCATCGGGCTGGTCAATCGTGTCTATCCTGATCAGGCCGCGCTGCTCGACGGCGTGATGGGCCTGGCACGGGAGATTGCCGGCAAATCTCCGATCGCCGTGACCGGTACCAAGGAAATGCTCAGCTATATGCGCGACCACCGGATCGACGATGGGCTGGAATACGTTGCCACCTGGAACGCCGCCATGTTGCAATCGAACGACCTGCGTGTGGCCATCGCGGCCCACATGAGCAAGCAGAAACCTGAATTTCTGGACTGA
- a CDS encoding DUF6026 family protein, producing MGTVAAVRPPQTLYVTIRRDELRQLQDERESLLLQVAQLREALQAQTLSAPAPQARLGN from the coding sequence ATGGGTACGGTAGCCGCAGTACGTCCCCCTCAAACCCTGTATGTGACGATCCGCCGCGATGAGCTGCGGCAATTGCAGGACGAACGTGAATCCCTGCTGCTGCAGGTAGCACAGTTGCGTGAGGCGCTGCAGGCACAAACCCTGTCGGCCCCCGCCCCGCAGGCACGCCTGGGCAACTGA
- a CDS encoding HAD family hydrolase, which yields MSGSVQYPIRLLLSDMDGTLLLPDHSLSPRIVEAVHVLKASGVFFSLATGRPPRAMREMIEALGVDLPVAAFNGGTLMHPDGRYLVTHYVPREAAICTLELLARHEEVEIWVFADNEWLLRNPHGKMVPREQHALGYPPKVVESFEPYLDRIDKIVGASGDAQLLIELETVLQPLVADQALASRSQPAYLDITAMKANKGEALVTLARFLDVPLAQTAAIGDGGNDPAMFHRAGLAIAMGQAEEVVKRQADVVTGSNTEDGAAQAIEQWILGPR from the coding sequence ATGAGTGGCTCGGTGCAGTACCCCATCCGCCTGCTGCTCAGCGATATGGACGGCACCCTGTTGCTTCCTGATCACAGCCTCAGCCCGCGTATCGTCGAGGCGGTACACGTGCTCAAGGCGTCGGGGGTGTTCTTCAGCCTGGCCACCGGACGCCCGCCCCGGGCGATGCGGGAAATGATCGAGGCCCTGGGTGTCGACCTGCCGGTGGCGGCGTTCAACGGTGGCACGCTGATGCATCCCGATGGCCGCTACCTGGTGACCCATTACGTGCCGCGCGAGGCGGCGATCTGCACCCTGGAACTGCTGGCACGGCACGAAGAGGTGGAGATCTGGGTGTTTGCCGACAACGAATGGCTGTTGCGTAATCCTCACGGCAAGATGGTCCCTCGGGAGCAGCATGCGCTCGGTTACCCACCGAAGGTGGTGGAGAGCTTCGAACCGTACCTGGACCGTATCGACAAGATCGTCGGGGCCAGCGGCGACGCGCAACTGTTGATCGAGCTGGAGACGGTGTTGCAGCCATTGGTCGCAGACCAGGCGTTGGCCAGTCGCTCGCAACCGGCCTACCTGGACATCACCGCGATGAAGGCCAACAAGGGCGAGGCGCTGGTGACGCTGGCCAGGTTCCTCGACGTGCCGCTGGCGCAGACGGCGGCGATCGGTGACGGTGGTAACGACCCGGCGATGTTTCATCGAGCTGGCCTCGCGATTGCCATGGGCCAGGCCGAGGAGGTGGTCAAGCGGCAGGCGGATGTGGTGACCGGCAGCAACACCGAGGATGGGGCGGCGCAGGCCATCGAGCAATGGATCCTCGGGCCTCGGTAG
- a CDS encoding antibiotic biosynthesis monooxygenase produces MPSTDKNRSFTQLIQFEIEPHQQEALVNALAWQTERLAEGFAGFISGNVQASEDGRRVLNVLQWRSKEAGEAAFARFESGEEDFWLLIRSHRAKAVTFGSFQVLRSIERSHDNALHCALVG; encoded by the coding sequence ATGCCATCGACAGACAAGAACCGCAGCTTCACTCAACTGATCCAGTTCGAGATCGAACCCCACCAACAGGAGGCCCTGGTCAATGCCCTGGCGTGGCAGACCGAGCGCCTGGCCGAGGGGTTTGCCGGCTTCATCAGCGGCAATGTGCAGGCCAGTGAAGATGGCCGGCGCGTGCTGAACGTGTTGCAGTGGCGCTCGAAAGAGGCCGGAGAGGCGGCGTTCGCCCGCTTCGAGAGTGGCGAGGAGGATTTCTGGCTGCTGATTCGCTCGCACCGGGCCAAGGCGGTGACCTTCGGTTCGTTCCAGGTGTTGCGCAGCATCGAGCGCAGCCACGATAACGCGCTGCACTGCGCATTGGTCGGCTAG
- a CDS encoding acyl-CoA dehydrogenase family protein, translating to MTEHQVINPLSLGVDYEPLAERFRPIFARIAADAVQRELARELPHEPIQWLKQAGFGAVRVPVEYGGGGASLPQLFQLLIELAEADSNVPQALRGHFAFAEDRLNAAPGPNRDLWFKRFVDGDIVGCAWTEIGNVTIGDVVTQVAPDGEQWRLNGEKFYSTGSLFADWIDVYARRSDTGGDVIAAVRARQPGVEHSDDWDGFGQRTTGSGTSRFVDAPVEKEHVIDFASRFKYQTAFYQLVLLATLAGIGRAALREVAQQVRERKRIYSHGNAQRVSEDAQVQQVVGEVAARVYAAEAAAVRAAQPAQRAYLARFGGDAELERQANVDAEIESATAQVVVSELIQRATSELFNALGASDVRQGKALDRHWRNARTVSSHNPVIYKARIVGDWAINGSEPPFVWQIGNGPANG from the coding sequence ATGACCGAACACCAGGTAATCAACCCGCTGTCCCTCGGCGTCGACTACGAGCCCCTGGCCGAGCGCTTCCGCCCGATCTTCGCCCGTATCGCCGCCGACGCCGTACAACGGGAACTGGCGCGCGAACTACCCCACGAACCGATCCAGTGGCTCAAGCAAGCCGGTTTCGGCGCGGTCCGGGTACCCGTGGAATACGGCGGTGGCGGCGCCTCCCTGCCGCAGCTGTTCCAGTTGCTGATCGAACTGGCCGAGGCCGACTCCAACGTTCCACAAGCCCTGCGCGGCCATTTCGCCTTTGCCGAGGACCGCCTGAACGCGGCGCCCGGCCCCAACCGCGACCTGTGGTTCAAGCGTTTCGTCGATGGCGACATCGTTGGCTGCGCTTGGACCGAGATCGGCAACGTGACCATCGGCGACGTGGTGACCCAGGTCGCGCCGGACGGCGAACAATGGCGCCTCAACGGCGAGAAGTTCTATAGCACCGGCAGCCTCTTCGCCGACTGGATCGACGTCTACGCCCGCCGCAGCGACACCGGCGGCGACGTGATCGCCGCCGTGCGTGCGCGCCAGCCGGGCGTCGAGCACAGCGACGACTGGGACGGTTTCGGTCAGCGCACCACCGGCAGCGGCACCTCGCGGTTCGTCGACGCGCCGGTGGAAAAGGAGCATGTGATCGACTTCGCCAGCCGCTTCAAATACCAGACGGCGTTCTACCAACTGGTGCTGCTGGCGACCCTGGCCGGTATCGGTCGCGCGGCGCTCAGGGAGGTGGCGCAGCAGGTGCGCGAGCGCAAGCGCATCTACAGCCATGGCAATGCCCAGCGGGTCAGCGAGGATGCCCAGGTGCAGCAGGTGGTCGGCGAGGTCGCCGCGCGGGTGTATGCCGCCGAGGCCGCCGCGGTACGTGCGGCGCAGCCGGCACAGCGGGCTTACCTGGCACGGTTCGGCGGCGATGCCGAGCTGGAGCGGCAGGCCAACGTCGATGCGGAAATCGAGTCGGCCACGGCACAGGTGGTGGTGTCGGAGCTGATCCAGCGTGCCACCAGCGAGCTGTTCAATGCCCTCGGCGCCTCCGACGTCCGCCAGGGCAAGGCACTGGATCGTCATTGGCGCAACGCGCGCACGGTGTCGTCGCATAACCCGGTGATCTACAAGGCACGCATCGTTGGCGACTGGGCGATCAATGGCTCCGAGCCGCCGTTCGTCTGGCAGATCGGCAACGGGCCGGCCAACGGCTGA
- a CDS encoding phosphoethanolamine transferase CptA, whose protein sequence is MALFERSNKSAKGFDWAGLGWMFLFFWYFSGVTQLLIQLSGTSGFSGFRQAFFLSAIWLAPMLLFPRRTRLLSAVIGLVLWACSLGSLGYFCIYQQEFSQSVIFIMFESNMAEASEYLTQYFQWWILLALLAHSVVAFLLWKRVRPVYLPRGRALLAATALLVSIVGYPLVTQFTRSSTWEEGLERFESRVEPAVPWQMVVAYHSYRQQLNNMQGMLDSVSKIPPLHNLKDRQAGLPTTLVLVIGESTNRQRMSLYGYPRETTPNLDKLREQLAIFDNVVTPRPYTIEALQQVLTFADEENPDLYLKTPSLVSVMKQAGYKTWWITNQQTMTKRNTMLTTFSEQADEQVYLNNNRNQNARQYDGDVLEPFNKALADSAPRKLIVVHLLGTHMSYQYRYPPTFEKFTDRAGAPAALTDDQIPTYNSYDNAVLYNDFVVSSLIKDYAKTDPNGFLLYLSDHGEDVFDSAGHTTLGRNEGKPTAPMYTIPFIAWASPKWRETHDWSFASDLNRPYSSSNLIHTWTDLAGLSFDEQDLSKSVVNAQFKVRPLLIGDPYSRPQKALIDFSLIKPKQPVDLAKK, encoded by the coding sequence ATGGCGCTGTTCGAACGCAGCAACAAGTCTGCGAAAGGTTTTGACTGGGCCGGACTCGGCTGGATGTTCCTGTTCTTCTGGTACTTCTCGGGCGTCACCCAACTGTTGATCCAGTTGAGCGGGACCTCCGGGTTCTCCGGATTCCGCCAGGCATTCTTCCTCAGCGCCATCTGGCTGGCACCGATGCTGCTGTTTCCCCGCCGGACCCGCCTGCTCAGCGCCGTGATCGGCCTGGTCCTGTGGGCGTGCTCCCTGGGCAGCCTGGGCTACTTCTGCATCTACCAGCAGGAATTCTCACAAAGCGTGATCTTCATCATGTTCGAATCGAACATGGCCGAAGCCAGCGAGTACCTGACCCAGTACTTCCAATGGTGGATCCTGCTGGCACTGCTCGCCCACAGCGTGGTGGCGTTCCTGCTCTGGAAGCGCGTGCGCCCGGTGTATCTGCCACGCGGCCGGGCGCTGCTGGCGGCAACGGCGCTGCTGGTGTCGATCGTCGGCTACCCGCTGGTGACCCAATTCACCCGCAGCTCGACCTGGGAAGAAGGCCTGGAGCGCTTCGAAAGCCGCGTCGAGCCGGCGGTACCCTGGCAGATGGTGGTGGCCTACCACAGCTATCGCCAGCAACTGAACAACATGCAGGGCATGCTCGACAGCGTCAGCAAGATTCCACCACTGCATAACCTCAAGGACCGCCAGGCCGGCCTGCCGACCACCCTGGTGCTGGTCATCGGCGAATCGACCAACCGCCAGCGCATGAGCCTGTACGGCTACCCGCGGGAAACCACGCCGAACCTCGACAAGCTCCGGGAGCAACTGGCGATCTTCGACAACGTCGTAACCCCGCGCCCCTACACCATCGAGGCGCTGCAGCAGGTGCTGACCTTCGCCGACGAGGAAAACCCCGACCTGTACCTCAAGACCCCGTCCCTGGTCAGCGTCATGAAGCAGGCCGGCTACAAGACCTGGTGGATCACCAACCAGCAGACCATGACCAAGCGCAACACCATGCTCACGACCTTCTCCGAGCAGGCCGACGAGCAGGTGTACCTGAACAACAACCGCAACCAGAACGCCCGCCAGTACGATGGCGATGTCCTCGAACCGTTCAACAAGGCCCTGGCCGACAGCGCTCCGCGCAAGCTGATCGTGGTCCACCTGCTGGGCACGCACATGAGCTACCAGTACCGCTACCCGCCGACCTTCGAGAAGTTCACCGACCGCGCCGGCGCTCCGGCCGCCCTGACCGACGACCAGATCCCGACCTACAACAGCTACGACAACGCGGTGCTGTACAACGACTTCGTCGTCTCGAGCCTGATCAAGGACTACGCCAAGACCGATCCCAACGGTTTCCTGCTGTATCTGTCCGACCACGGCGAGGACGTCTTCGACTCCGCCGGCCACACCACCCTGGGGCGCAACGAGGGCAAGCCGACGGCACCGATGTACACCATTCCGTTCATCGCCTGGGCTTCGCCGAAATGGCGGGAGACCCATGACTGGAGCTTTGCTTCGGACCTGAACCGGCCCTACAGCAGTTCAAACCTGATTCATACCTGGACCGACCTGGCCGGCTTGAGCTTCGATGAGCAGGACCTGAGCAAGAGCGTGGTCAACGCTCAGTTCAAGGTTCGTCCGTTGCTGATTGGCGATCCCTATTCGCGTCCGCAGAAGGCGCTGATCGACTTCAGCCTGATCAAGCCCAAGCAGCCGGTAGACCTGGCGAAGAAATAA
- the nudC gene encoding NAD(+) diphosphatase, with translation MTQGWTTAVLDIELPGGWAVARGPEGFLLDDNGVLFPREWLKRQDLPVLCEHGIGHHDGEPVYLLELKSTAEVPGCRWQGLRRFMLEGDFTTYRMLGYAAQIGTWAREHRFCGSCGQPTRQVPGERAMYCQPCDLRAYPRISPSMIVLVTRGDEVLLARSPRFVPGVYSTLAGFAEPGESAEDCLVREVREEVQVEVSNIQYVGSQCWPFPHSMMLGFHAEYAGGEIVPQVDEIEDAQWFNIHELPPLPAAKSIARYLIDLYVSRRLGHAEPVLPG, from the coding sequence ATGACTCAAGGCTGGACAACCGCAGTACTGGATATCGAACTACCCGGCGGCTGGGCCGTGGCCCGTGGCCCCGAGGGGTTCCTGCTGGATGACAACGGCGTGCTGTTCCCCCGCGAGTGGCTCAAGCGCCAGGACCTGCCGGTACTCTGCGAGCATGGTATCGGTCATCACGACGGCGAGCCGGTGTACCTGCTGGAACTCAAGTCCACGGCCGAGGTACCGGGCTGCCGTTGGCAGGGGCTGCGGCGGTTCATGCTCGAAGGCGACTTCACCACCTATCGCATGCTCGGCTATGCCGCGCAGATCGGCACCTGGGCCCGTGAGCACCGTTTCTGCGGCAGCTGCGGCCAGCCGACCCGCCAGGTGCCGGGTGAGCGGGCGATGTACTGCCAGCCGTGCGACCTGCGCGCCTATCCGCGGATTTCGCCGAGCATGATCGTGCTGGTGACCCGTGGCGATGAAGTGTTGCTGGCCCGTTCGCCACGCTTCGTGCCCGGCGTCTACAGTACCCTGGCCGGTTTCGCCGAGCCGGGCGAGTCGGCGGAGGATTGCCTGGTGCGCGAGGTGCGTGAGGAGGTGCAGGTCGAGGTCAGCAACATCCAGTACGTCGGCAGCCAGTGCTGGCCGTTCCCGCACTCGATGATGCTGGGCTTCCACGCCGAGTACGCCGGTGGCGAGATCGTGCCGCAGGTCGACGAGATCGAGGATGCGCAGTGGTTCAACATCCATGAGTTGCCGCCGCTGCCGGCGGCCAAGTCGATCGCGCGTTACCTGATCGATCTGTATGTTTCGCGCCGGCTAGGCCACGCTGAACCAGTGCTGCCAGGCTAG
- the gnd gene encoding phosphogluconate dehydrogenase (NAD(+)-dependent, decarboxylating) produces the protein MQLGIIGLGRMGGNIARRLMLKGHETVVYDRNTDFVATLSKEGATGVADLPALVAGLTAPRAVWVMLPAGAPTEDTITELGKLLQPGDVIIDGGNTYYKDDIRRGQELAQKGLHYIDVGTSGGVWGLERGYCMMIGGDAEVVRRLDPLFDALAPGLGNIPRTRDRSPTADDRAERGYIHAGPPGSGHFVKMIHNGIEYGMMQAFAEGFDILKTKNADSLPADQRFDLNLGDIAEVWRRGSVVSSWLLDLTADALATDPKLDNYSGAVADSGEGRWTIEAAIEQAVPVPVLSSSLFARFRSRQQSTYGDKLLSAMRFGFGGHVETPKK, from the coding sequence ATGCAACTTGGAATCATCGGACTGGGCCGCATGGGCGGCAATATCGCACGGCGACTGATGCTCAAGGGCCATGAGACCGTGGTTTACGACCGCAACACCGATTTCGTCGCCACCCTGAGCAAGGAGGGCGCCACTGGTGTCGCCGACCTGCCAGCACTGGTGGCCGGGCTGACCGCACCGCGGGCGGTCTGGGTGATGTTGCCGGCTGGCGCGCCCACCGAAGACACCATCACCGAGCTGGGCAAGCTGCTGCAGCCGGGCGACGTGATCATCGACGGCGGCAACACCTACTACAAGGACGACATCCGTCGCGGCCAGGAGCTGGCGCAGAAGGGCCTTCACTATATTGACGTCGGTACCTCCGGTGGCGTCTGGGGCCTGGAGCGTGGTTATTGCATGATGATCGGCGGTGATGCCGAAGTGGTACGCCGTCTCGACCCGTTGTTCGATGCGCTGGCTCCAGGCCTGGGCAATATTCCGCGGACCAGGGATCGCAGCCCGACTGCCGACGACCGCGCCGAGCGCGGCTACATCCATGCCGGCCCTCCGGGTTCCGGGCATTTCGTCAAGATGATCCACAACGGTATCGAGTACGGGATGATGCAGGCCTTCGCCGAAGGTTTCGACATCCTCAAGACCAAGAACGCCGACAGCCTGCCGGCCGACCAGCGCTTCGATCTGAACCTGGGTGATATCGCCGAGGTGTGGCGCCGTGGCAGCGTGGTGTCGTCCTGGCTGCTGGACCTGACCGCCGACGCACTGGCCACGGATCCGAAGCTGGACAACTACTCCGGTGCGGTGGCCGACAGCGGTGAAGGCCGCTGGACCATCGAGGCGGCGATCGAGCAGGCGGTGCCGGTACCGGTGCTGTCCAGTTCGCTGTTCGCCCGCTTCCGTTCGCGCCAGCAGAGCACCTACGGCGACAAGCTGCTGTCGGCGATGCGCTTCGGCTTCGGCGGCCACGTGGAGACACCGAAAAAATGA
- the zwf gene encoding glucose-6-phosphate dehydrogenase encodes MKAAGKKSKVEAAPPTTLFLFGAHGDLVKRLLMPALYNLSRDGLLDDGLHIVGVDHNAVTDAEFARKLEDFSRAEVAAKSKKAPEQALDAALWSKLAKNISYVQGDFLDDSTYVALTAKIAASGTGNAVFYLATAPRFFSEVARRLGAAGLLEETPEAFRRVVIEKPFGSDLATAEALNACLLKVMSEKQIYRIDHYLGKETVQNILVSRFSNVLFEAFWNNHYIDHVQITAAETVGVETRGSFYEHTGALRDMVPNHLFQLLAMVAMEPPAAFGADAVRGEKAKVVGAIRPWSVEEARANSVRGQYTAGEVTGKAVAGYREENNVAPDSNTETYVALKVMIDNWRWVGVPFYLRTGKRMSVRDTEIAICFKPAPYAQFRDTEVERLQPTYLKIQIQPNEGMWFDLLAKRPGPALDMANIELGFAYKDFFEMQPSTGYETLIYDCLTGDQTLFQRADNIENGWRAVQPFLDAWREDDQVQAYKAGENGPAAADELLARDGRAWHGIG; translated from the coding sequence ATGAAGGCCGCCGGCAAGAAAAGCAAGGTTGAGGCAGCTCCGCCGACCACGCTGTTCCTGTTCGGTGCCCATGGTGACCTTGTAAAGCGCCTGCTGATGCCGGCGCTTTACAACCTCAGTCGGGACGGCCTGCTCGACGATGGCCTGCACATCGTCGGTGTTGACCACAATGCCGTCACCGACGCCGAGTTTGCCAGGAAACTGGAGGACTTCAGCCGTGCTGAAGTCGCCGCCAAGAGCAAGAAGGCCCCGGAGCAGGCACTCGATGCCGCGCTCTGGAGCAAGCTGGCGAAGAACATCAGCTACGTGCAGGGCGATTTTCTCGACGATTCGACCTACGTCGCGCTGACCGCGAAGATTGCCGCCAGTGGTACCGGCAATGCGGTGTTCTATTTGGCCACCGCGCCGCGTTTCTTCAGTGAAGTGGCGCGGCGCCTGGGCGCTGCCGGCCTGCTCGAGGAGACCCCCGAGGCGTTCCGGCGGGTGGTGATCGAGAAGCCGTTCGGCTCCGACCTGGCGACCGCCGAGGCGTTGAACGCCTGCCTGCTCAAGGTGATGAGCGAAAAGCAGATCTATCGAATCGATCATTACCTGGGCAAGGAAACCGTACAGAACATCCTGGTCAGTCGTTTCTCCAACGTGCTGTTCGAAGCGTTCTGGAACAACCACTACATCGACCATGTGCAGATCACCGCGGCGGAAACCGTCGGTGTGGAAACCCGTGGCAGTTTCTACGAACACACCGGGGCCCTGCGTGACATGGTGCCCAACCACCTGTTCCAGTTGCTGGCGATGGTCGCCATGGAGCCGCCGGCCGCCTTTGGTGCCGACGCGGTGCGTGGTGAGAAGGCCAAGGTGGTCGGGGCGATCCGGCCGTGGAGTGTCGAGGAGGCACGGGCCAACTCGGTTCGCGGCCAGTACACCGCGGGTGAGGTGACCGGCAAGGCTGTCGCGGGTTATCGCGAAGAAAACAACGTCGCGCCGGACAGCAACACCGAAACCTATGTCGCACTCAAGGTGATGATCGACAACTGGCGCTGGGTCGGCGTGCCGTTCTACCTGCGTACCGGCAAGCGCATGAGCGTGCGCGACACGGAAATCGCCATCTGCTTCAAGCCGGCGCCCTATGCGCAGTTTCGCGATACCGAGGTCGAGCGCCTGCAGCCGACCTACCTGAAGATCCAGATCCAGCCGAACGAAGGCATGTGGTTCGACCTGCTGGCCAAGCGCCCGGGGCCGGCACTGGACATGGCCAATATCGAGCTGGGGTTCGCCTACAAGGATTTCTTCGAGATGCAGCCGTCCACCGGCTACGAAACCCTGATCTACGACTGCCTCACCGGCGACCAGACGTTGTTCCAGCGTGCCGACAATATCGAGAACGGCTGGCGGGCGGTGCAGCCATTCCTCGATGCTTGGCGCGAGGACGACCAGGTGCAGGCCTACAAGGCGGGCGAGAACGGCCCCGCAGCCGCCGATGAACTGTTGGCGCGTGACGGTCGTGCCTGGCATGGCATCGGATGA
- the soxR gene encoding redox-sensitive transcriptional activator SoxR has protein sequence MALHKALPTDRALTVGQVAARSGVSVTALHFYESRGLIQSSRNAGNQRRYARDVLRRVSLIKVAQSLGIPLAEIHQALMALPEGRTPTAADWARMSERWKNELDERIARLSKLRDKLNGCIGCGCLSMETCPLRNQGDVLGDQGPGPHLLEPES, from the coding sequence ATGGCATTGCACAAGGCCCTGCCCACGGACAGGGCACTCACGGTCGGCCAGGTGGCCGCACGCAGCGGCGTCTCGGTGACGGCCCTGCATTTCTACGAATCCAGGGGGCTGATCCAGAGCAGCCGCAACGCGGGAAACCAGCGCCGCTATGCTCGCGACGTGCTGCGCCGGGTGTCGCTGATCAAGGTGGCGCAAAGCCTGGGAATTCCCTTGGCGGAGATCCATCAGGCCCTGATGGCGTTGCCCGAAGGCCGGACGCCGACAGCCGCGGATTGGGCCCGGATGTCGGAACGCTGGAAGAACGAACTGGACGAGCGCATCGCCCGCCTGAGCAAGCTGCGGGACAAGCTCAACGGCTGCATCGGCTGTGGCTGCCTGTCGATGGAGACCTGCCCGCTGCGCAACCAGGGCGATGTGCTGGGCGACCAGGGCCCCGGCCCCCACCTGCTGGAGCCGGAAAGCTGA